ATTTTGAACCCTTCCCGCCTCTGTTTCTATGGCTAGGTTTTTGTAACTCAACTGTAAAGCTCACCTTGTAAAATCCATGACCGGATGAAGGTTCGACTATATTGCTGAAACCTATAAAGGCATAGCTCATCATCAGCCTCTTCCTCCTGTAATTTCCATTAATCAAACACAATGGTGAATATCAATGTCATACAGAAAGGGGTTTCTAGAGAGCAACTTATACGACATGGTACACCGCCACCTGGTGTCCCATGCCGAAAATATAAGGGACACTTTGCATGCAGtactagctatcaatattctttgactgaaatcttattaatttttaatttttgatcgaagtccctaacattaatgtaataatgtaagttactatatcttttaaactaaaaattaaaaattgtgtgtgtgtacatatatatgggtacattcaccaaaattaacaaaaaaagttattataccaaaacatgggtacattcttcaaaaccaaagaaaaaaaatgatatcaggtttaataacattagtaaatttcttcaatcaaatttgatatggatacattctcaaatcaacaaaaaagaatgtacccatataagtgtaaaaatagattaaaaattttgaatggattttatattaaaaaagggtacattttacatataacaaattgatatatttaagaatgagtacatttaagattaaaaaaataaaaaattatataaatgggTAGATTTAAGATTataaaattgagaatctttttattttaaaaaaaactaataggtacaatgtcacagcccgtcccagaatTACTAAataccgaggacgtgaaattacagaaacgcccttaaacgggattaaggtgcgtaaatttggtatttgttttacactaagatcctaaactagggttagaatTATATTAGTATGTGttaatttaatttgtgtttggACTTAGGGTGGGGTCCTACCCCCTAaatccctccccaaaacccgtttttgttgtctctctcatctccctagtcactctctttctctttcttcatttcaGAAACACTCATTCcctctctcttactctcattctctctcaaactctcggaCAAACACCCAAGACCTTGAAAACTTCACAAGTTAAGGTTGAGGAAGGTAGCATCGTGTTCGTAAGGACCATACGAACACATTGATATTATTTTCAGGTAAGATTTCCCACGATTCCATGTAGAAAACTTAAGCTCCGAAATTGCTACTGTTCATGAACTTAAATTTCGTTGTGTTTTAGGCTAAAGCAAGATCACCACGAGTCTTAGGAAGTcctaaggaggctcggagtgcctcgtttgaacaaaatggacgtcgggatcgttggattcgagtttggccgaatttgaggaattttggaaggtatgatctagttgtttttaggccctaaaacccttccaacgtgatagtacatgttaaatgcttcattttggtataaaattcgaagaaattggttgaaaaacgaaggagaatagtggatttgaaatttttccaaaaaccggcgaacagtcgccggcgaccggcgactcgccggagaagacagggaatcttccgtcaagtttgacggaatattccgacgccgttagttaactttaacggaaaccgttagtttttaacggaatatactaggatttgacggaatattctctaacgccgttcactgtagccgtcagtgtgcatgtcacgtggccgcgcgtgggccgcgcgtaggtccgtgccacgtcaggcgcgtgggggcgcgtgagacctccaaaaattattttaaaaatttgggagtgatcctgaggttgtgtaggtcactgtggtatattcatatacccaatttgagcatcgtatgaagaattaattacctagtttggtttaggtgcgttaaatgtgcgttaaatgattgttttaagttatttcacttaTAGGTGGAACTTTtaacgaggacgagcacatccaggggcgtcaagggggttacgacccggcgacataccagtgagtgggcatttgtttttatatatacctatatactcgatttccccagaaatcaaatttaaatgaaaagtatattgaaatgaaatatgatgtgattgccatgcatagaatattatggatattatgaactgtcgtatgatgcatatatgtatgatggtgctgtggaagcacaggtaagtatttaattaatattatgatgatgatgatgatatattgagctcatatcctgcaccatggtttagtgcttatagtattcaccgcatcgcacgctcgccttggatccaagtagatgctggtcgtacagtccacgcggagtgggtacgacgggccagtcgtagagtgttagtgagattatgactggtgggtgaccttaggttattgtatacagatgattgatgagagaagcactagagcgaatattaccatgagtcgttcagactacattaggtggttccgacttatgtgcagaaggccggacaggtcatgcggagtgactccggcagagagtgagattgatagatgttgagctctaggttcaatcgttcagggctattagagggcctccgattgattatttcttttacctgattatattatgttaatgcattcatactaaactgttgaaattggcatggtacattctgtattgaatctgttataagattgatgattgagacagttgagatatatatatgctatatactatttttctgggaaagtatacaggttttccaaaaaggggttataaatgtggatttatgaaatgatttggaaaagcttattttcgcccactcacgttttctgtttttcgcccctccaggttctagttgatagttgaggcgttggtggcctacgaggactgcttcggcgttctgacagactaaataaatgtaggattcacccgagggtgttgtaaattagttatgttcctacttgactgcacctagatgcttatgctctgtttatgtgtgtttagtacactcttatgcacatagaatgctaggttgtaaataactgaaattagtggttttcgttgactcgtattttattattaaatcgtttccgcttgcgttatggttacgtcacactcacgtgacggccagcacgtcctagtcttcgggttagggtgtgtcagtttggtatcagagcataggttgcagtcctgtataactAATGAgttcttctattgattttgttatgttttctgtcagaattatgccgcctcgtagagatccTCGCCGTGCTGCTGAGCCTAATTTCCCCGATATAACTCAGTTAGGGGCAGCAATGGCTCAAGCTTTTCAGGCTAATATCTGTCCTCCTCAGAGAACGCCCGTAGAGACGATGTATAATCTGAAATTGGAAACTTTTGAGGGAAATGAAGGTTATGAAGGGGCAGAAAAGTGGTTGGATCGAATTGAGCAGACCTTTCAAGTGATGCAAAGTCAGGGAAACCTGCCAGCTAATAGATGGGTGGAGACTACCACCTGGTTTTTGGGCCGTGAGCCAGCTGCGTGGTGGATAAATCAGTCGAGGCACATGGCACCTGAAAGGGCAGCCGAATGGGAGGTatttaaggaaaattttatgaagagatttgtTCCTCCGGAATATATAGATCGCAAGAAACAGGAATTCACCAGTCTGAAGCAGAGAAATATGTCTGCACATGAGTACTACAGGAAGTTTACTGATTTATCCCGTTATGATTCTGATTTAGCGGGTAATCAAGCAGAAATGCTTCGTCGTTTCAAGCTAGGATCTAAGAAGAAGTACAGAACGTTTGCCAATGCACTTCCCTGTGCCGATTATCATGAGTATTTTGAGATTCTGGTCCGGATGGAAGACTCTGATAATCTTCCGGACAGTGAGGATGAAGAGGATAAGGGTAATGgtcagaagaaaaatgagaaaggtAAAGGTGTTTCCATTCCAGGACCTCGTCAAATgcagaatttcaagaaaagtggaaTGAGTTCGAGTTCTTCCAGTGGTGGATTTAGTGCCACAGGTCCGAGGAGAGGAGGTGGTAGGTTTGGTAATGGACCTAGATTTTCTGGTCAGAGAGGCTTTAGTGGTGCTGGTAATTCGGGTTCTCCGTTATGTCGCCGTTGTAATTTCcgacatcatggggaatgtaggAGAAGCAGTGGTGCATGCTTTACATGTGGTCAGACAGGACATAGAGCTATGTATTGTCCCcagaatcagcagaggccccaGCAGCCTGTTATGCCAACATCAGCACCGACTCAACAGAACTTTAATTCAGGCAGTTATGGCCAGGgtggtcgtggtggtgcttatcaCTATCAAGGTGATGCTGCTCCTTATGCTCCGGGACAGTATCACTATTCCCAGGATCCTTATTTTCAGAGTGGATATTCTCAGGATCAAGGAGGTTATACTTCATATCCGTCTATGCCAGCTAGcggatctcagtggtatcagGGGGGTCAGCCCCAACAAAGCGGAGTTGCTGCTAGTAGTACAGGGTCGTTTAGGCCGCCTGCCCAGGCAGGTCAAGGACGTACTCATCAGGGACGAGGTAACCAGAGTGGCAGAGGTCGTGGAGGACGACAGCCAGCTCAGGGACGTGTTAACCACATCTcgctgcaagatgctcagaaccatccagacttgattatgggtacgttgaatgttcttggtcattttgctagagtcttgattgattgtggtgctacacactctgtgatttctcatacatttgctcaaataacgcaacctcatccttcacctctagggtttgatttagagtttgctatgcctagaggggataaatgttatgttgatagttttTACtctgggtgtccagtgatggtagataaTGTCATTATGCCtgctaatcttatcccgttagacatcgtggattttgatgtgattttaggggcggattggttgcattataatcgcgcccatatagattgttacgggaaatcagttacttttcttcgtcctggactacccgaggttacatttgtgggtgaaagaagtggggtgaggcatggtgttatttcagCCATAAGGGCAAAGAAGTTGTTATCcaagggttgtcagggatacttggcacatgtggtgttaaatgatgttgatTCCGGTAGTGTGGAGGAAGTCGGAGTAGTCAGacactatcctgatgtatttccaGATGATTTACCTGGGTTGCCTCCAGATAGAGATGTGGAATTTtcgattgatttgcttccaggtacgaaccctatctctttgactccttatagaatggcaccAGCGGAATTaagagagttgaaaattcaattgcaagagttaattgataaaggtttcattcagcctagttcttcaccttggggagctccagtgttgtttgtaagaaagaaagatggaactttgagattgtgcattgattacaggcaattgaatcgggtgacgattaaaaaccgttatcccttgcctcgtatagatgatttgtttgatcagctcaaaggtgcctgtgtgttttctaagatcGATTTGAGGTCTGGGTATTATCAattaaagattaaagatgaggatgttcataaaacagctttcaggactcgttatgggcattatgagtttttggtgatgccatttggattaacGAACGctcctgcagctttcatgagattgatgaatgaagtattccaggaatatcttgacaagtttgttattgtttttattgatgacatccTGGTATATTCTAAGTCGGAATCAGaccatattcgacatcttaacttggtgttaaggaaattgagggaacaccgGTTATATGCCAAATTTagtaaatgtcaattttggctggatcaagtggcatttttgggacatgtggtATCAGCTCAGGGAATTCAAgtggatcctcaaaagatagcagcagtggaaaattgggaacaacctcgaacggtcactgaggtgcggagttttcttggtttggcaggttattatagacggtttgttcaagacttttctatgattgccttgccattaacgaagttaaccaggaaggatgttaagtttgaatgggatgaaagttgtgagcaaagtttccagcagttgaagtattgcCTTACTCATGCACCTGTGTTAGTACTTCCTGATGATGATGGTAACTTCGAgatctacagtgatgcttctttgaatggtttgggttgtgttttgatgcagcatagtatagtgattgcctatgcttctaggCAGTTGAAGACTCATGAAAGAAACTATCCgactcacgatcttgagttggcagctattgtgtttgctttgaagatttggagacattatctctatggcgagaaatgtaagatctttaccGATCATAAAAGCCTTCAGTACCTTttcactcagcatgatcttaatcttcgtcagagaAGATGGTTGGAATTgttaagtgattatgattgcacgattgagtaccatccgggtcgtgcaaatgtggtagctgatgctcTGAGTAGAAAACCTCAAGGGCGacttaatgctttgtatgccagtcgtgttcctcttctggCAGAGTTGAGATCTACTGGAGTAGAGTTAGAATGGGAAGAGCAaagtgaagcttttcttgccaattttcaagtcaagccaattttaattgatcgggTGCTTGCAGCTCAAtcgttggatgaagaaattcaagaattgatcaatttaagaaatgaagggaagaagaaagatctcAAGATCCGAGGatcagatggtatgcttatgcaagagaacaggATGTATGTgcctaataatgaggaactgaagaaagaaatcttggatgaagcacattgttcggcttatgctatgcacccaggaggaactaaaatgtatcataccattcgaccattctattattggccgggtatgaagagGGAGATTGCGgagtatgtgagtaggtgtattGTCTGCCAGCAGGTTAAggctgaaagaaagaagccgtttgggagattgcaaccacttcccgttccccagtggaaatgggagaatataacgatggattttgtgtataagctgccacgtacacaaaatggttttgatggcatttgggtggttgtagatcgacttaccaaatcagcacattttattccagtaAGGGAGAAATACTCTTTAAATAAGTTGGCTCAGTTATTCCTATCGAAGATTGTAAAGTATCATGGTGtcccagtgaatattatttctgatcgagatccaagatttacttctaagttttggatagcttttcaAGAAGCTTTGGGTACTAGATTGCTTTACAGTACAGCTTATCATCCACAGACAGATGGTCAGTCAGAGAGAACTATTCAGACActcgaggatatgttgagatcctcTGTGATgcaatttggtgattcttggcatgatcgcttggatttgatggagtttgcctacaataatagttttcattcgagtattggaatgtctccatttgaagcactttatggtaaagcttgtcgtacgccattatgttggtcagaggttggtgaaagaataCTTGAAGGgccagagattgtggatgagactactcagaatattcaggtaattaaatcTAACCTGAAAGTGGCCCAGGATAGACAAAAGAGCCTAGCGGATCGACATACCACGGACAGAATGTATAATGTGGGCGACTATGTTTTTCTGAAATTATCGCCTTGGAGAGGGGTGGTTCGCtttagaaagaaaggaaagctaagtctcaggtacattggaccttatgagatcactgagaggattggtgaagttgcttacaggttggagctacctccagagttgtctaaggtacataatgtgttccatgtctcgaagcttcggcattatgtgtcagatccttcacatgtgattcctcctcaaccattggaaattaatccggatttgacgtatgatgaggaaccagtgactatactggattggaaagataagactttgaggaataagaccgtgagcttggtaaaagtattgtggagaaACCATTCAGCTGAAGAAGCTACATGGGAAACAGAAGAACGAATGAGAGATATGTATCCGAGgttattctatgacttttgATGTTCTGGTTAGTgattggaatttcggggacgaaattctataaggaggggagattgtcacagcccgtcccagaatTACTAAataccgaggacgtgaaattacagaaacgcccttaaacgggattaaggtgcgtaaatttggtatttgttttacactaagatcctaaactagggttagaatTATATTAGTATGTGttaatttaatttgtgtttggACTTAGGGTGGGGTCCTACCCCCTAaatccctccccaaaacccgtttttgttgtctctctcatctccctagtcactctctttctctttcttcatttcaGAAACACTCATTCcctctctcttactctc
This genomic interval from Malus domestica chromosome 05, GDT2T_hap1 contains the following:
- the LOC139195735 gene encoding uncharacterized protein codes for the protein MSSSIDFVMFSVRIMPPRRDPRRAAEPNFPDITQLGAAMAQAFQANICPPQRTPVETMYNLKLETFEGNEGYEGAEKWLDRIEQTFQVMQSQGNLPANRWVETTTWFLGREPAAWWINQSRHMAPERAAEWEVFKENFMKRFVPPEYIDRKKQEFTSLKQRNMSAHEYYRKFTDLSRYDSDLAGNQAEMLRRFKLGSKKKYRTFANALPCADYHEYFEILVRMEDSDNLPDSEDEEDKGNGQKKNEKGKGVSIPGPRQMQNFKKSGMSSSSSSGGFSATGPRRGGGRFGNGPRFSGQRGFSGAGNSGSPLCRRCNFRHHGECRRSSGACFTCGQTGHRAMYCPQNQQRPQQPVMPTSAPTQQNFNSGSYGQGGRGGAYHYQGDAAPYAPGQYHYSQDPYFQSGYSQDQGGYTSYPSMPASGSQWYQGGQPQQSGVAASSTGSFRPPAQAGQGRTHQGRGNQSGRGRGGRQPAQGRVNHISLQDAQNHPDLIMGGTFNEDEHIQRRQGGYDPATYQF